The following are encoded in a window of Massilia sp. R2A-15 genomic DNA:
- a CDS encoding lipopolysaccharide biosynthesis protein, which translates to MSHLRKSIGLSFVAQYVELIIHFFGVLILARILSPNETGTYSVAAFLMTVMHMFRDFGVVQYIIQERDLTREKIASAMGVAIVLALAVATVLAACSSQFANFFGNPAIRNILLVMALGFAVSPFGSLLIGIFQRDVNFKAILYIRTVSALCHVAVALTLAFQGYGAISLAWANFAGILSYGIVANLLRPKNLPWMPRFNNARTILSFGGISSLGNAANIAGTNMPDLILGKLMSMSAVGYFSRATGLVMLFTRLISGALLPLVLPYFSQMRREGRDLAEPYQQAVEQMTVLSWPFFAVLALLAYPVVHALYGAQWDASVPVVQVLCLAGAISSVGMFATQVMVANGAVRHSTVSQLVVQPFRLVAVLIAARHDLITVAYALVVSECFALLVVSYYLHRAIGIGIFHVLRASRKSLLVAAAGSLAPLLVRMYFPEHDGHPWPPLLLGMFGATVGWLLAIFACNHPFGEQIHAILRMVFQRKDSDDVGVR; encoded by the coding sequence ATGAGCCACCTTCGTAAATCAATTGGCCTGTCGTTCGTTGCCCAGTATGTCGAATTGATCATCCATTTCTTCGGTGTGCTAATTCTCGCGCGCATCCTATCGCCGAATGAAACAGGCACCTATTCCGTCGCCGCCTTCCTCATGACGGTAATGCACATGTTCCGCGACTTTGGCGTCGTGCAGTACATTATTCAGGAACGCGATCTGACTCGCGAAAAGATTGCCTCGGCGATGGGAGTGGCGATCGTGCTTGCGCTTGCGGTAGCGACGGTGCTTGCTGCGTGCAGCTCTCAATTCGCTAATTTCTTTGGCAATCCGGCCATTCGCAACATCCTGTTGGTCATGGCCCTCGGCTTCGCCGTCTCACCGTTCGGCTCTCTTTTGATCGGCATTTTTCAGCGCGACGTCAACTTCAAGGCCATTCTCTACATTCGTACCGTCAGCGCGCTGTGTCACGTCGCAGTTGCGTTGACGCTGGCCTTTCAGGGATATGGCGCGATCAGCCTCGCCTGGGCAAACTTTGCCGGTATCTTGTCATATGGTATCGTGGCGAATCTATTGCGCCCGAAGAACCTGCCGTGGATGCCGCGTTTCAATAACGCGCGTACGATTCTTTCGTTTGGCGGAATCAGCAGTTTGGGAAATGCAGCGAACATTGCGGGCACTAACATGCCCGACCTCATTTTGGGCAAACTGATGTCCATGTCCGCGGTCGGCTACTTCAGCCGCGCGACCGGGCTGGTGATGCTGTTCACACGCCTGATCAGCGGCGCGCTACTGCCGCTCGTGCTGCCCTACTTCTCGCAAATGCGGCGCGAAGGCAGAGACCTTGCTGAACCGTATCAGCAGGCAGTGGAGCAGATGACGGTGTTGTCGTGGCCATTTTTCGCCGTCCTGGCGTTGCTGGCCTACCCGGTAGTTCATGCCTTGTACGGCGCCCAGTGGGATGCGTCGGTGCCAGTGGTTCAGGTGCTCTGCCTGGCTGGTGCGATCTCGTCGGTCGGCATGTTCGCCACGCAAGTCATGGTCGCCAACGGTGCGGTGCGCCATTCCACCGTGTCCCAGTTGGTGGTGCAGCCGTTTCGCCTGGTGGCGGTCCTGATTGCCGCCCGCCACGATCTGATTACCGTGGCCTATGCACTAGTCGTTTCGGAATGTTTCGCCTTGCTGGTGGTGTCGTATTATCTGCACCGCGCGATCGGCATCGGAATCTTCCACGTGCTGCGCGCCAGCCGCAAGAGTTTGTTGGTTGCCGCGGCCGGCTCACTGGCGCCACTGCTCGTCAGAATGTACTTCCCGGAGCATGACGGACACCCGTGGCCGCCGCTGCTGTTGGGCATGTTCGGCGCTACCGTCGGATGGCTGCTGGCAATCTTTGCCTGCAATCATCCTTTCGGCGAGCAAATCCACGCCATTCTGCGCATGGTCTTCCAGCGCAAGGATAGCGACGACGTCGGCGTCCGCTAG
- a CDS encoding glycosyltransferase family 4 protein, with amino-acid sequence MVLGFTGFVREWHGHGDVITMIAEDPPDARRQLLMVGDGPVRAAMEQQARELGIADRVRFTGIIGRDEVARYFAAFDIALQPAETLFEYLALGKAIVGSAQPNIIEILQPDYNALLFDPAAPSGLAGAIARLSADPVIRTTVAANARATIGEQQLTWQANAEPVVALFRGLMPHACGPVFFCPPASLSPGAHLCTKNCPTLPYEPPS; translated from the coding sequence ATGGTGCTGGGCTTTACCGGTTTCGTGCGGGAATGGCATGGCCACGGCGACGTCATCACGATGATCGCCGAGGATCCCCCGGACGCGCGCCGCCAGCTGCTGATGGTGGGCGACGGGCCGGTGCGCGCCGCGATGGAACAGCAGGCGCGCGAACTCGGGATCGCCGACCGGGTGCGCTTTACCGGCATCATCGGGCGCGACGAGGTGGCGCGTTACTTCGCCGCCTTCGATATCGCCCTGCAGCCGGCGGAGACGCTGTTCGAGTACCTTGCCTTGGGCAAGGCGATCGTCGGCTCGGCGCAGCCGAATATCATCGAGATCCTGCAGCCGGACTACAACGCGCTGCTGTTCGATCCTGCCGCGCCAAGCGGGCTGGCCGGGGCGATTGCGCGTCTGAGCGCGGATCCTGTAATACGCACCACGGTCGCGGCCAATGCGCGCGCCACCATTGGCGAGCAACAGCTGACCTGGCAAGCGAATGCCGAGCCGGTGGTCGCCCTGTTTCGGGGCTTAATGCCGCATGCGTGCGGTCCTGTATTTTTCTGTCCCCCGGCATCATTGTCACCGGGTGCTCACCTTTGCACAAAGAATTGCCCTACGCTGCCCTATGAGCCACCTTCGTAA